From the genome of Saccharomyces eubayanus strain FM1318 chromosome X, whole genome shotgun sequence, one region includes:
- the GLG2 gene encoding glycogenin glucosyltransferase GLG2, with protein MIKKVALCTLLYSRGYLPGALTLAYQLQRLLSQTVVEDEITICLLVARTLFEDEFTPQEIVLIRSLFKEIIIIESLEGQAKSVQNNKANLDLLKRPELSFTLLKARLWELVQFDQVLFLDADTLPLNKEFFKILQLYPEQTRFQIAAVPDIGWPDMFNTGVLLLIPDLEMAKSLQDFLVKTVSIDGADQGIFNQFFNPACNYSKEILHKISPLMEWIRLPFIYNVTMPNYGYQSSPAMSFFQQHINLVHFIGTFKPWSHSAFNHDNYYYQLWRDTERDLHNEHHLSNYFTRLQLGNLERETDFHHEAPCLNTLLKQNSRENQKQVSPDETQVGPNAAQNIPIQEHDQKVTTADPQSAFKFEWENTDYLHHVQRAFPDSDI; from the coding sequence ATGATTAAGAAAGTTGCTCTTTGCACGTTATTATATTCACGGGGGTATTTACCTGGTGCCTTAACTTTAGCGTACCAATTACAAAGACTCTTGAGCCAGACTGTAGTAGAGGACGAAATAACTATATGTCTATTAGTTGCAAGAACGTTGTTCGAAGATGAATTTACTCCCCAGGAAATAGTTTTGATAAGAAGCCTCTTCAAGGAGATCATTATCATAGAATCGTTAGAGGGTCAAGCGAAGAGCGTCCAAAATAACAAGGCAAATCTTGACTTGTTGAAAAGGCCGGAGCTATCTTTTACTTTACTAAAAGCCAGATTATGGGAACTGGTGCAGTTCGATCAGGTGCTGTTTTTGGATGCGGATACTTTACCATTGAACAAGgagttttttaaaattctACAGCTATATCCTGAACAAACGAGGTTCCAGATCGCTGCTGTTCCCGATATCGGATGGCCCGATATGTTTAACACCGGTGTCTTGCTACTGATTCCAGATTTGGAAATGGCGAAGAGCTTGCAGGATTTTTTGGTCAAGACTGTATCGATTGACGGGGCTGATCAAGGTATCTtcaatcaatttttcaacccCGCATGCAATTACAGCAAGGAGATCTTGCACAAGATATCTCCGCTTATGGAGTGGATACGACTTCCGTTCATCTATAACGTAACAATGCCCAATTACGGATACCAGTCCTCGCCTGCGATGAGCTTTTTCCAGCAGCATATCAACCTAGTTCATTTCATCGGAACGTTCAAACCGTGGTCACATAGTGCATTCAACCACGataattattattatcaatTATGGAGGGATACAGAGAGGGATCTACACAACGAACACCACTTGAGTAATTATTTCACACGCTTGCAACTCGGCAATCTCGAAAGGGAAACAGATTTCCATCACGAGGCTCCCTGCCTCAACACGCTGCTAAAGCAAAACTCAAGGGAGAATCAAAAGCAGGTTAGCCCTGATGAAACCCAGGTAGGTCCTAATGCTGCACAAAATATACCTATACAAGAACACGATCAAAAAGTAACAACTGCTGATCCTCAAAGTGCCTTCAAGTTTGAGTGGGAGAATACGGACTATTTGCACCACGTCCAGAGAGCGTTCCCAGACTCCGATATCTAA
- the LCB3 gene encoding sphinganine kinase LCB3: MVDGLNSSSIRKRARTLSNPNDFQEPNYLLDPGNHPSEHFRTRMSKFRFNVREKLLVFTNNQSLTLSRWQKNYRCAFNDLYFTYTSLMGSHTFYVLCLPIPIWFGYFETTKDMVYILGYSIYLSGFFKDYWCLPRPRAPPLHRITLSEYTTKEYGAPSSHTANATGVSLLFLYNIWGAEACPVTVRLLLTCLVVFYYMTLVFGRIYCGMHGLLDLASGGIIGIACFLIRIYFKCGFPNLHIEKYWWFPLLSVGWGLILLFEHVKPIDECPCFQDSVAFMGVVSGIECCEWMGKRFGFTSVYNLEPNCGWQQTLARLLVGLAFVVIWKEVISKPLVYSLLIKGMRLKDDRDMAARKRLEATRKEGGSSKLECPLYIGEPRIDIVGRFVIYAGIPFTVVVCSPAAFSLLHIA, from the coding sequence ATGGTAGACGGATTGAACTCTTCGAGCATCAGGAAGAGAGCCAGGACGCTTTCCAACCCCAATGACTTCCAGGAGCCTAATTACTTGTTGGACCCCGGTAATCATCCTTCCGAACATTTTCGAACTCGAATGTCGAAATTCCGGTTCAATGTGAGGGAGAAACTGCTGGTGTTCACCAACAACCAATCATTGACACTAAGCCGCTGGCAGAAGAACTATCGTTGCGCGTTTAACGATTTATACTTCACTTACACATCTTTAATGGGATCGCATACATTCTATGTCCTGTGTTTACCTATTCCCATATGGTTTGGGTATTTTGAGACTACCAAAGACATGGTCTATATCTTGGGATACTCCATTTATTTGAGtggttttttcaaagactaCTGGTGTTTGCCCCGGCCTAGGGCCCCACCGTTGCATCGGATCACATTAAGCGAGTACACAACCAAGGAGTACGGTGCGCCAAGTTCGCACACGGCGAACGCTACGGGAGTGAgccttttatttttgtacAACATATGGGGGGCAGAAGCGTGCCCCGTCACGGTACGGTTGCTGTTGACGTGTTTGGTCGTGTTTTATTACATGACTTTAGTCTTTGGGAGAATATACTGTGGCATGCATGGACTACTGGACTTGGCAAGCGGTGGAATCATTGGTATAGCGTGTTTCTTAATCAGAATATACTTCAAGTGCGGCTTCCCGAACCTACATATCGAAAAGTACTGGTGGTTCCCTCTGCTCAGTGTTGGATGGGGCCTTATTCTTCTATTTGAGCACGTCAAACCCATAGACGAGTGCCCTTGTTTCCAAGACAGCGTTGCGTTCATGGGTGTTGTGTCGGGCATTGAATGCTGTGAGTGGATGGGCAAGAGGTTCGGGTTCACATCAGTGTACAACTTGGAACCTAACTGTGGGTGGCAACAAACCCTTGCCAGGTTACTGGTGGGCTTAGCGTTTGTTGTTATTTGGAAGGAGGTGATCAGCAAGCCGTTGGTGTACTCTCTGCTAATCAAGGGCATGCGCCTGAAAGATGACAGAGACATGGcggcaagaaaaagactaGAAGCCACGCGGAAAGAAGGGGGCAGCAGCAAGCTCGAATGCCCACTGTATATCGGAGAACCCCGAATCGACATAGTGGGACGGTTCGTTATTTATGCGGGAATCCCCTTCACCGTCGTGGTGTGCAGTCCCGCCGCCTTTTCCCTTCTACATATAgcatga
- the DPI8 gene encoding Dpi8p, translating into MIAQSTRLAAAASASVASASVSRIAAGAIASAVFKRSPGNSFTSFKEYRENAKTYGPLSASLATRRHLAHAPKL; encoded by the coding sequence ATGATCGCTCAAAGTACCAGATTAGCCGCCGCCGCCTCCGCCTCCGTTGCCTCCGCAAGCGTCTCGAGAATAGCCGCCGGCGCCATTGCCAGCGCCGTTTTCAAGAGATCTCCGGGCAACTCGTTCACGTCGTTCAAAGAGTACAGAGAGAATGCCAAGACGTACGGACCCTTAAGCGCCTCGTTGGCCACCAGAAGACACTTGGCTCATGCTCCCAAGTTGTAG
- the MRS3 gene encoding Fe(2+) transporter produces MVEDSSNSNVVRPIPAIPMDSPDYEALPSHAPLYHQLIAGAFAGIMEHSVMFPIDALKTRIQSTNGKSLSTKNMLSQISHISTSEGTLALWKGVQSVILGAGPAHAVYFGTYEFCKKNLIDPSDTQTHHPFKTAISGACATTASDALMNPFDTIKQRIQLNTSASVWQTTKQIYQSEGLAAFYYSYPTTLVMNIPFAAFNFVIYESSTKFFNPSNEYNPLIHCLCGSISGSTCAAITTPLDCIKTVLQIRGSQTVSLELMRKADTFSKAAGAIYQLYGWKGFWRGWKPRIVANMPATAISWTAYECAKHFLMTC; encoded by the coding sequence ATGGTAGAGGACTCGTCAAATAGCAATGTGGTAAGGCCAATTCCGGCCATACCCATGGACTCGCCCGACTACGAAGCGTTGCCCTCTCATGCTCCGCTGTACCATCAGCTAATAGCGGGTGCGTTCGCTGGTATAATGGAACATTCAGTGATGTTCCCAATAGACGCCCTGAAAACGCGAATACAATCAACAAACGGGAAGTCGCTGTCCACCAAGAATATGCTTTCGCAGATATCTCATATATCCACTTCAGAGGGGACCCTGGCCCTGTGGAAGGGTGTCCAGTCCGTTATATTGGGTGCTGGGCCTGCCCATGCTGTGTACTTTGGGACGTACGAGTTCTGCAAGAAGAACCTGATTGACCCAAGCGATACGCAAACACACCACCCTTTCAAGACAGCCATCAGTGGTGCCTGTGCCACAACGGCCTCAGACGCACTAATGAACCCATTCGATACGATAAAACAAAGAATCCAACTAAACACCTCCGCATCAGTATGGCAGACCACAAAGCAGATATACCAATCTGAAGGCTTGGCAGCATTTTACTATTCTTACCCAACCACTTTAGTAATGAACATCCCATTCGCAGCATTTAATTTCGTCATTTATGAATCATCAACTAAATTCTTCAACCCATCAAACGAGTACAATCCCTTAATACATTGTCTGTGCGGTAGTATCAGTGGATCCACGTGTGCGGCAATCACCACTCCCCTGGACTGCATAAAGACGGTCCTGCAAATAAGGGGCAGTCAAACGGTTTCCTTGGAACTAATGAGAAAGGCAGATACTTTCAGTAAGGCGGCCGGCGCTATTTATCAACTCTATGGCTGGAAGGGGTTTTGGAGAGGTTGGAAACCAAGAATCGTGGCAAACATGCCCGCTACCGCTATATCATGGACAGCTTATGAATGCGCAAAGCATTTTCTAATGACCTGttag
- the AIM23 gene encoding Aim23p, with translation MLELLLRRGLFHRSLPLGSVRYFHCTKYFHKDNASSTTDIFRNAMKRKRELGGLREQSHSNGARNVAFPKEYIKRQKQPPRNATKKKRILITWATGTDRAKEAANSVVSEIFKKNSKGNIKIVDPTTHRIETSNIRYFAKGIDLDKVGLSVVNVEQIDDENQIPLVKLVESRVALKRYSDFLAKRKEMELMKLGVMNRSFRTLETDKKEDNLKQIKVSWQIESDDLRRQKAHEIVSLLKKGSKVTLYLDDKNNINSNNWLEGFEELDRVQEDGTNRLPKSVLQKRADVLETLKETVIEYANEPIIVGSIATKMIMKLTPKDVKPYDNDKRALKELRKKERQEKLQKRIEKKKLKDT, from the coding sequence ATGCTAGAGCTTTTATTGAGAAGAGGGCTTTTTCATAGGTCGTTACCTCTAGGAAGTGTGCGTTATTTTCACTGTACAAAGTACTTTCACAAAGACAATGCATCATCCACTACAGATATATTTCGCAATGCAATGAAACGCAAACGTGAACTAGGGGGTCTTAGAGAGCAAAGTCATTCGAATGGTGCTAGGAATGTCGCTTTTCCTAAAGAGTATATAAAGCGTCAAAAGCAACCGCCGAGGAATGCtaccaagaagaaacgaATCTTAATCACTTGGGCTACCGGAACAGATAGAGCAAAAGAGGCGGCAAATTCAGTGGTAAGtgaaatattcaaaaaaaattccaagGGAAACATTAAAATTGTTGATCCCACTACCCACAGAATCGAAACGTCTAATATTCGATATTTTGCCAAGGGCATTGACCTTGATAAAGTCGGTTTAAGTGTCGTCAACGTTGAACAAATCGACGATGAAAACCAAATTCCCCTTGTAAAACTAGTTGAAAGTCGTGTGGCTTTAAAAAGGTATTCCGACTTTTTagctaaaagaaaagaaatggagCTAATGAAACTCGGAGTGATGAATAGATCTTTCAGGACATTAGAAACCgataaaaaggaagataaTTTAAAGCAGATAAAGGTATCATGGCAGATTGAGAGTGACGATTTACGAAGGCAGAAAGCTCATGAAATAGTATCGTTATTGAAGAAGGGAAGTAAGGTAACGCTATATCTTGATGACAAGAATAAcataaattcaaataattgGCTTGAGGGTTTTGAAGAGCTGGACCGCGTTCAGGAAGATGGCACAAATAGGCTACCAAAATCTGTATTGCAAAAAAGGGCTGATGTTTTGGAGACATTGAAAGAGACGGTCATTGAATATGCCAATGAGCCTATAATAGTAGGCAGCATCGCtacaaaaatgataatgaaactAACACCAAAAGATGTGAAGCCATATGACAACGATAAAAGGGCATTAAAGGAGTTGAGGAAGAAAGAGAGGCAggaaaaattgcaaaagagaatagagaaaaagaagctAAAGGATACGTAA